From one Lycium ferocissimum isolate CSIRO_LF1 chromosome 7, AGI_CSIRO_Lferr_CH_V1, whole genome shotgun sequence genomic stretch:
- the LOC132062416 gene encoding uncharacterized protein LOC132062416 produces the protein MAEAVALKEVKNENVANFIRVNIIYRFGIPCYIITDNGKPFDNKLINKNCDLFGFKQRKSSMYHAAANGLAETFNKTLCNLLKKDDLQRHATQVTPYSLAYGVEAKSYHFERQIPSLRLGIQEWLTEEENARLRLAELEAFDEKRLEAQQNLECYQARLFRAFYKKFA, from the exons ATGGCCGAAGCTGTCGCTCTTAAGGAAGTGAAGAATGAGAATGTTGCGAACTTCATCCGAGTAAATATCATCTACCGCTTTGGAATTCCTTGTTACATAATAACGGATAATGGCAAGCCATTTGATAACAAATTGATAAACAAGAATTGTGATCTCTTCGGTTTCAAGCAGCGTAAATCTTCTATGTATCATGCTGCTGCTAACGGTCTAGCTGAAACGTTCAATAAGACTCTGTGTAACTTGTTGAAAAAG GACGACTTACAAAGACACGCAACGCAAGTAACCCCATACTCGCTTGCTTATGGAGTTGAAGCAAAGTCCTACCACTTCGAGCGCCAAATACCTTCTTTACGACTTGGTATTCAAGAATGGCTCACCGAAGAGGAAAATGCTCGATTGCGTCTTGCAGAGTTAGAAGCATTTGATGAGAAAAGGCTGGAGGCTCAACAAAATCTTGAATGTTATCAAGCCCGTCTATTTCGTGCCTTCTACAAAAAGTTCGCTTGA
- the LOC132062415 gene encoding uncharacterized protein LOC132062415 — MMLDLDNQAQSILTCFDKEKEETKSKYQVLLNASIDVARFLLKEGMPFQGHDESETSARRGNFLDLLKWYADKNEDVKQVVLENAPQNDIMICPSIQKDIVSSCAKKTMKAIVEDLNGDYFGILLDESKDVSHKEQMALVLRYVNKEGSFKRREMLRDDQAEKLKELLVLGDTRWSSHFKTVRNFISLFSSIIHVLGVLAKEGSNYQERSLAKSLVDDIRSYEFMYTLHLMLKVLAITHDLNMVLQRKDQDIVNAMNLVGFTKRQLQSMRESKWDSLVKDVSSFCVKHDIVIPEMDKNYALGKSKRKISSVKYSHHLRVEVFNTVIDLQLAELNNRFDEVNTDLLLGMARFESR; from the exons ATGATGTTAGATTTAGATAATCAAGCACAATCTATTCTAACTTGTTTTGACAAGGAAAAGGAGGAAACTAAAAGCAAATATCAGGTTCTCTTGAATGCTTCGATTGATGTTGCaaggtttcttttaaaagaagGAATGCCTTTTCAAGGCCATGATGAAAGTGAAACTTCCGCAAGAAGAGGAAACTTTTTAGATCTCTTAAAGTGGTATGCCGATAAGAATGAAGATGTGAAACAAGTTGTGTTAGAGAATGCTCCACAAAATGACATCATGATTTGTCCAAGTATCCAAAAAGACATTGTGAGTTCTTGCGCAAAAAAAACAATGAAAGCAATTGTTGAAGACTTAAATGGGGATTACTTTGGGATATTACTTGATGAGTCTAAGGATGTCTCTCATAAAGAACAAATGGCTCTTGTTTTGCGGTATGTCAACAAAGAGG GTTCTTTTAAGCGTAGGGAGATGCTTAGAGATGATCAAGCAGAAAAATTAAAGGAACTACTAGTTCTCG GGGATACACGCTGGAGTTCTCATTTTAAGACAGTGCGTAACTTTATTAGTTTATTCTCCTCAATTATTCATGTACTTGGAGTTCTTGCTAAGGAGGGTTCAAATTATCAAGAGAGATCACTAGCAAAAAGTTTAGTAGATGACATAAGATCTTATGAGTTTATGTATACATTGCATTTGATGTTGAAAGTGTTGGCAATTACACATGATTTGAATATGGTCTTGCAAAGAAAAGATCAAGATATCGTAAATGCGATGAACCTTGTTGGTTTCACAAAGAGACAATTGCAATCTATGAGAGAGTCTAAATGGGATTCTTTGGTAAAAGATGTCTCTTCATTTTGTGTCAAGCATGATATTGTGATCCCCGAAATGGATAAGAATTATGCTCTTGGAAAATCAAAGCGTAAGATCTCAAGTGTCAAATATTCTCATCATTTGCGTGTAGAAGTTTTTAATACTGTCATTGATTTGCAACTTGCAGAGCTTAACAATCGTTTTGATGAAGTGAATACTGATCTACTTCTTGGTATGGCTAGATTTGAGTCCAGATAA